A window of Infirmifilum lucidum contains these coding sequences:
- a CDS encoding translation initiation factor IF-2 subunit gamma, with product MDREFEEAIKRQPLVNIGTAGHVDHGKTTLIQALTGIWASHHSEELKRGITLKIGYADTAIYQCPKCPPPQKYYTSANLPEDMRCRYCGTPLEYVRKVSFVDVPGHEMLMSIMLAGAAMMDAALLVIDATKECPQPQTREHFTALSIIGVRKLVVIQNKIDIVSRERAKESYKEIRRFLEGTWAESAPIIPVSALHRANIDALVWALEKYVPIPQRDHTLPPKMLVARSFDVNKPGTPVSELAGGVLGGTVIQGKFRVGDEIEIRPGLKVKKGGQEVYEPLYTTITSLKSGNEPLEVAYPGGLIAIGTELDPSITKADNLIGNVVGKPGTLPEPLYDLEVEIHLLERVVGAEQPLKVEPLKTNEVIMLNVGTSLSVGTVTSARSDSVHLKLKIPVVAGSGTRVALSRQIAGRWRLIGYGFIK from the coding sequence ATGGACAGAGAATTCGAGGAGGCTATTAAGAGGCAGCCTCTCGTGAACATAGGCACAGCCGGACATGTTGACCATGGCAAGACTACGCTGATACAGGCTCTCACTGGGATCTGGGCGTCGCATCACTCAGAGGAGCTTAAGAGGGGTATTACACTGAAGATAGGGTACGCCGACACCGCGATCTATCAATGCCCCAAGTGTCCACCACCTCAGAAGTACTATACTTCCGCGAACCTCCCGGAGGACATGAGGTGCAGGTACTGCGGCACGCCCCTGGAGTATGTAAGGAAGGTCTCCTTCGTGGACGTCCCAGGACACGAGATGCTCATGTCTATAATGCTCGCCGGAGCCGCAATGATGGACGCGGCTTTACTCGTGATAGACGCCACTAAGGAGTGTCCCCAGCCGCAGACACGGGAGCACTTTACTGCTCTGAGTATAATAGGCGTGAGGAAACTCGTGGTCATCCAAAATAAGATAGATATCGTCAGTAGGGAGAGGGCTAAAGAGAGCTATAAGGAGATAAGGCGCTTCCTAGAGGGCACTTGGGCCGAGAGTGCCCCAATAATCCCTGTATCGGCTCTCCATAGGGCTAACATTGACGCTTTAGTCTGGGCTCTAGAAAAATATGTGCCGATACCCCAGCGCGACCACACACTGCCACCTAAGATGCTTGTGGCTAGGTCTTTTGATGTGAACAAGCCAGGAACGCCTGTGAGTGAGCTTGCCGGGGGTGTCCTCGGTGGGACAGTAATCCAAGGGAAATTCAGAGTTGGAGATGAAATAGAGATTCGGCCTGGCCTTAAGGTGAAGAAGGGGGGCCAGGAAGTCTATGAGCCCCTTTACACAACAATAACGTCGCTGAAATCTGGGAACGAGCCGTTAGAAGTAGCTTACCCCGGCGGCCTTATAGCCATAGGTACGGAGCTGGATCCAAGTATAACAAAAGCAGACAACCTCATCGGCAACGTTGTGGGGAAGCCTGGGACGCTGCCAGAACCTCTCTACGACCTGGAGGTCGAAATCCACCTGTTGGAGAGAGTTGTTGGCGCCGAGCAGCCTCTTAAGGTTGAACCCTTGAAAACGAACGAGGTAATAATGCTGAATGTAGGGACATCCTTATCAGTTGGTACGGTGACCTCAGCGAGATCTGACAGTGTACACCTAAAGCTCAAGATCCCTGTCGTCGCTGGCAGTGGTACGCGCGTAGCCCTATCAAGGCAGATAGCCGGCAGGTGGAGGCTCATCGGTTACGGCTTCATCAAATAG
- a CDS encoding arginine--tRNA ligase: MSVVSPSDYLKERVREYLARVAEVAGLSLDLSAVEVRRPLRQYGDVSVPLFKLYKEAGLPAETIRERISRVLGSVGHSMLTPRGIVNDYLNLEVNIREYAPVVIDSILSLGVRYGSVPSEEEERIIVEFVSANPIHPLHVGHLRNAVLGEALVRLLKSRGHDVRSHFYVDDVGLQVAYAVYGFKHVKEAQGKEKPDHFVGAVYTMVNLLVEVRKLKESVSRENDPKRIAELNSKIDEYVARLKDYSEKYPDVFNKLADVIMHSADPEGEIRAINRGYEEGGPWAVKLTRETINTCLEGIKQTLERLGVAFDSWDWESEITVWSGATEEVVEKLAETGLVEKRDGALVFRADLLAESNEVREAAAIPPGFSVTPLTLKRSDGTTLYTTRDIAYSIWKLARADKVINVIATQQSLAQAQLRLALYALGYRDIGRRLVHYAYEMVVLPGVRMTSRKGVYVSADEILQEAVDRAREEIRKRGLGSEKDAEKIGVGALKFFFLSQTPSRTITFSWERVLDFEQNSGPFVQYSYVRALSILRKAEEQGIASAKGDPSLLGEEEKPVVLLLGEFPSVVRSAAESLRPDLVTSYLNNLAVEFNKYYDTTPVLKAPEGKREARLMLVKSVAQTLANGMYLLGIEPPERM; this comes from the coding sequence ATGAGTGTTGTCTCGCCTTCCGACTACCTCAAGGAGAGGGTTAGAGAGTACCTGGCTAGGGTTGCCGAGGTAGCAGGTCTAAGCCTCGATCTGAGTGCTGTGGAGGTTCGCAGACCGCTCAGGCAATACGGCGATGTCTCCGTGCCGCTTTTCAAATTGTACAAGGAGGCAGGCCTTCCGGCGGAGACCATCCGCGAGAGGATTAGTAGGGTTCTGGGCAGCGTTGGGCATTCCATGCTTACGCCGAGGGGAATAGTGAACGATTACCTGAACTTGGAGGTCAATATCAGAGAGTACGCTCCAGTTGTTATTGACTCCATCCTGAGCCTGGGCGTCCGGTACGGCAGTGTTCCAAGCGAGGAGGAGGAGAGGATTATAGTAGAGTTCGTGAGTGCCAATCCCATTCACCCCCTGCATGTTGGCCACTTGAGGAACGCTGTACTTGGAGAAGCCTTAGTCAGGCTTTTGAAATCCCGCGGCCACGACGTTAGATCCCACTTTTACGTCGATGATGTCGGGTTACAAGTGGCATATGCCGTGTATGGCTTCAAGCATGTGAAAGAGGCGCAAGGAAAAGAGAAGCCAGATCACTTTGTAGGTGCAGTGTACACCATGGTAAATTTGCTCGTCGAGGTTAGGAAACTGAAGGAGTCAGTCTCCAGGGAGAATGACCCTAAGCGCATAGCAGAGCTTAACAGTAAGATAGACGAGTACGTTGCCAGGCTGAAAGATTACAGCGAAAAGTATCCAGACGTGTTCAACAAGCTCGCCGATGTGATAATGCACAGCGCCGATCCTGAAGGCGAGATAAGGGCGATAAACAGGGGTTACGAGGAAGGCGGGCCTTGGGCTGTGAAGCTAACTCGTGAAACAATAAACACGTGTCTTGAGGGAATAAAGCAGACTCTGGAGAGGCTCGGGGTGGCTTTCGATAGTTGGGACTGGGAGAGCGAGATCACCGTTTGGAGTGGCGCTACGGAAGAGGTTGTTGAAAAACTAGCCGAAACAGGACTTGTGGAGAAGAGGGATGGAGCACTGGTCTTTCGGGCAGACCTCCTGGCGGAGTCCAACGAGGTTCGCGAGGCGGCGGCGATCCCTCCAGGCTTCTCTGTAACACCATTAACCCTCAAGAGATCCGACGGCACCACCCTCTATACTACGAGAGATATAGCGTACTCCATCTGGAAGCTAGCTAGGGCAGACAAGGTCATAAACGTCATAGCAACACAGCAGAGCCTGGCACAGGCTCAGCTAAGACTCGCCCTCTATGCCCTGGGCTACCGCGATATTGGTAGGAGGTTGGTACACTATGCCTACGAGATGGTTGTCCTACCTGGAGTGAGAATGACTAGCAGGAAGGGTGTGTACGTCAGTGCCGACGAAATATTACAGGAGGCGGTGGACAGGGCGCGCGAGGAGATAAGGAAGAGAGGGCTAGGTAGTGAGAAGGATGCAGAGAAGATAGGAGTAGGAGCTTTGAAATTCTTCTTCTTGAGCCAAACTCCCAGCCGAACTATTACCTTTAGCTGGGAGCGTGTCCTGGATTTCGAGCAGAACAGCGGGCCCTTCGTGCAGTACTCCTACGTTAGGGCGCTGAGCATACTTAGAAAAGCGGAGGAGCAAGGTATAGCTAGTGCTAAGGGTGACCCAAGCCTCCTCGGAGAAGAAGAAAAACCAGTGGTACTACTCCTCGGAGAGTTCCCATCAGTGGTGAGGAGCGCGGCCGAGAGCCTAAGGCCTGACCTAGTTACATCGTACCTCAACAATCTGGCGGTAGAGTTCAATAAGTACTACGATACAACTCCCGTGCTTAAAGCCCCGGAGGGGAAGCGTGAGGCAAGGCTCATGCTAGTAAAGTCAGTCGCGCAGACTTTGGCCAATGGAATGTACCTACTCGGGATTGAGCCGCCCGAGCGCATGTAG
- a CDS encoding radical SAM protein — translation MSVRRLPTGSIVYGNLPRGCRLCQEGLKTVIFLTGLCPLRCFYCPLGAERKNRDVIFVNEANTDEPRLVEVTVFEVLRSASRGASLTGGEPLVQLKRAVEVIRGLKERFGASFHIHLYTSGVPLTREAVQSLADAGLDELRIHAPFDILEDRLKLVREYNDKLDLGLEYPSLPGGEEALAKVIDLAEKYELQFVNLNELEFTETNYSSLLLRGYRMKKDYRSARSSRGTALKVIQMAEKKMYSVAVHFCPVAVKDYQQTGLRYYRTATLVSKPHQLVTDEGTTLELEYTELKHEAGEVAHYYPPGVLHFFLIDIMSRGRVVERAPLLNWMSVEETPV, via the coding sequence ATGAGCGTGCGAAGACTGCCCACGGGTAGCATTGTATACGGTAACCTGCCCCGAGGCTGTAGGCTCTGCCAAGAGGGGCTAAAAACAGTTATTTTTCTGACTGGTTTGTGCCCGCTCCGATGTTTCTACTGCCCCCTAGGCGCTGAGAGGAAAAACAGAGACGTCATATTCGTCAACGAGGCGAACACGGACGAGCCTAGGCTGGTGGAGGTAACAGTATTCGAGGTTCTAAGGTCTGCCTCGAGAGGGGCTAGCCTCACGGGTGGCGAGCCACTGGTACAGCTCAAGAGGGCCGTCGAGGTAATAAGGGGACTAAAGGAGAGGTTTGGCGCGAGCTTTCACATACACCTTTACACGAGTGGTGTCCCGCTTACGCGAGAGGCTGTGCAGAGCCTCGCCGACGCAGGGCTCGACGAGCTGAGGATCCACGCACCCTTCGATATCCTGGAGGATAGGCTCAAACTCGTAAGAGAGTACAACGACAAACTAGACCTAGGACTCGAGTACCCCTCTCTCCCTGGCGGAGAAGAGGCTCTCGCCAAAGTGATAGATCTAGCTGAGAAGTACGAGCTCCAGTTTGTGAACCTGAACGAGCTCGAGTTCACAGAGACCAACTACTCCTCCCTCCTGCTCAGGGGCTACAGGATGAAGAAAGACTACAGGAGCGCCCGAAGCAGCAGAGGCACAGCGCTAAAAGTCATACAAATGGCCGAGAAGAAGATGTACAGCGTAGCCGTACACTTCTGCCCAGTAGCAGTCAAAGACTACCAGCAGACAGGCCTCCGTTACTACCGAACTGCTACACTCGTCTCAAAACCCCACCAACTCGTGACAGACGAAGGCACCACGCTTGAACTAGAATACACCGAGCTCAAGCACGAGGCCGGTGAGGTTGCACACTACTACCCTCCAGGCGTGCTCCATTTCTTCTTGATCGATATCATGAGCCGTGGGAGAGTGGTCGAAAGAGCGCCACTTCTAAACTGGATGAGCGTTGAGGAGACACCCGTCTAG
- a CDS encoding UPF0147 family protein: MGLAMAQEMPPQIRNAIEILKQIADDRGVPRNIRRVATESIEILMDAKMSTGLRAATVISKLDEISTDPNMPLFARTKIWQVTSLLEQVKD, encoded by the coding sequence TTGGGGTTGGCTATGGCGCAGGAAATGCCTCCTCAAATAAGAAACGCTATTGAAATTCTCAAGCAGATTGCCGATGATAGGGGTGTCCCGAGGAATATTAGAAGAGTTGCAACAGAGTCTATTGAGATTCTAATGGACGCGAAGATGTCTACAGGGCTGCGTGCGGCAACCGTGATATCCAAGTTAGACGAAATCTCGACAGATCCCAACATGCCGCTGTTTGCGCGCACGAAAATCTGGCAGGTAACGTCCCTTCTGGAGCAGGTCAAAGATTAA
- a CDS encoding FprA family A-type flavoprotein has translation MGIKTYIERVTDDLYVLRVDDANIEFFEALWEIPEKISYNAYLLVKEDHVVLFDGWKAEYSQLLLESIGKVIDPRGITEVVVHHVEPDHSGSIPEIARVSEKAVFLGHPLAGRMLSSFYGVRRFKPLQDGAVADFGVKARFIHTPWLHWPETAVTYLEDEGVLLSCDAFGSYSLPPLFDDQADFTGLERAARKYFATVIGHYAPFVSKALEKLNKLGVRPQIIAPGHGTIWRRNVDQVLKLYANLAGEELGGEATIVYVSMYGNVESAAQLVEKALKERGLKVNVYKFTDKARASMGDVLESISRSKIVVVGASTYESEVQPLMRYLLGIICEKFSYRKKLSFLVLSPYGWSGTGGKKLGEALRGFGFSRVEVVEWEGRLTDDVSKRMLDALERVL, from the coding sequence GTGGGTATTAAGACGTATATTGAGAGGGTTACAGATGACCTCTACGTCCTACGCGTAGATGACGCGAATATAGAGTTCTTCGAGGCTCTGTGGGAGATCCCCGAGAAAATCTCTTATAACGCGTATTTACTCGTGAAAGAAGACCACGTCGTGCTCTTCGACGGCTGGAAAGCAGAGTACTCCCAGCTACTCCTCGAGAGTATTGGGAAGGTTATTGACCCACGAGGCATTACGGAAGTCGTCGTCCACCATGTAGAGCCCGACCACTCTGGGAGCATCCCGGAGATAGCAAGGGTGAGCGAAAAGGCAGTGTTCCTGGGGCACCCACTCGCAGGTAGAATGCTTTCAAGCTTCTACGGCGTTAGAAGATTCAAACCATTACAGGACGGCGCTGTTGCTGACTTCGGAGTTAAAGCTAGGTTCATCCACACCCCATGGCTCCACTGGCCCGAGACGGCCGTCACCTATCTTGAGGATGAGGGAGTACTCCTGTCATGTGACGCCTTCGGTAGCTACTCACTCCCACCTCTTTTCGACGACCAGGCAGACTTTACGGGGCTCGAGCGGGCGGCTAGGAAGTACTTCGCCACCGTGATAGGCCACTATGCGCCTTTCGTGAGCAAGGCTTTGGAGAAACTGAACAAGCTTGGCGTGAGGCCGCAGATAATCGCGCCTGGACACGGCACCATATGGAGGAGGAACGTGGATCAGGTGCTCAAGCTCTATGCCAACCTTGCTGGCGAAGAATTAGGCGGTGAGGCAACGATAGTCTATGTCTCTATGTACGGCAACGTCGAGTCTGCGGCTCAGCTCGTGGAGAAGGCTCTTAAAGAGAGAGGATTAAAAGTCAACGTGTATAAATTTACAGACAAGGCACGGGCAAGCATGGGAGACGTGCTAGAGAGCATAAGCAGGTCTAAGATTGTCGTTGTCGGCGCGTCGACATATGAATCGGAAGTCCAACCCTTGATGAGATATCTTTTAGGGATCATCTGTGAAAAGTTCTCGTACAGGAAAAAGCTCTCGTTCCTAGTGCTCTCTCCTTACGGCTGGAGCGGCACTGGGGGGAAGAAGCTCGGCGAGGCTCTCAGGGGATTTGGCTTCTCGAGGGTCGAAGTTGTTGAGTGGGAAGGCCGTCTAACAGACGACGTATCTAAGAGGATGCTGGATGCATTAGAGAGAGTTCTATAG
- a CDS encoding ATP/GTP-binding protein, protein MKSVVLFIGPAGSGKTSLTAAFGKWLWSRMVTPAAYVNLDPGVEYLPYRPDIDIRQYVTVEEVMKKYGLGPNGALIKSIEIACKYLDDILERASKLPAPYVLVDTPGQMELFLFREFGPRFVEKFKKAGHIIGVVILDPTLMRKAQDIVSLKLLSLLTSLRLGVDVIPVINKADAVEEGEILRDDERLRLELSRESEGVIGEISERILDLLNDYRLATRVPLVSATTGKGLEELYDMLHEIFCACGDLT, encoded by the coding sequence ATGAAGAGTGTTGTCCTCTTCATTGGTCCAGCTGGTAGTGGGAAGACTTCGCTGACTGCAGCGTTCGGCAAGTGGCTGTGGAGCAGGATGGTTACGCCAGCGGCGTATGTGAACCTCGACCCAGGAGTGGAGTATCTGCCCTACAGGCCCGACATAGATATCCGCCAGTACGTAACTGTCGAGGAAGTCATGAAGAAGTACGGTCTCGGACCCAACGGGGCGCTAATCAAAAGCATCGAAATAGCGTGTAAATACCTCGACGATATCCTCGAGAGGGCCTCTAAACTCCCGGCTCCATATGTTCTAGTCGATACCCCCGGCCAAATGGAGCTCTTCTTGTTTAGAGAGTTTGGCCCCAGGTTCGTGGAGAAGTTCAAGAAGGCGGGCCACATAATAGGTGTCGTAATTTTGGATCCGACACTTATGCGTAAGGCCCAGGACATCGTGTCCCTCAAGCTCCTGTCTTTGCTTACCAGTTTAAGACTTGGGGTGGACGTTATACCGGTGATAAACAAGGCCGACGCCGTGGAAGAGGGTGAGATCCTTAGGGACGATGAGCGCCTACGGCTAGAACTTAGCAGGGAGAGCGAGGGGGTCATAGGTGAGATCTCGGAGAGGATTCTAGACCTGCTTAACGACTACAGGCTCGCGACCCGAGTGCCTCTCGTCTCCGCGACTACTGGGAAGGGACTGGAAGAGCTTTACGACATGCTACACGAGATATTCTGCGCATGTGGAGACTTGACTTAG
- a CDS encoding Cdc6/Cdc18 family protein has product MSIEEIFHQYLDSKVFRDREKLLPDYVPEELPHRDEQIVTLAKVLAPALTGSRPSNVFIYGLTGTGKTAVTKYVLRKIREKAQHKVDYVYINCRQNNTSYRVLAELAKHLGVKVPFTGLALGEVMKRLVQGLERHRGIIVVVLDEVDNLVKRNGDDVLYFLTRVNEELTSSKVSVIGITNDLKFTEFLDARVKSSLGEEELVFPPYNAVQLEDILRRRAREALKDGVVDDEVLKKVAAIAARQNGDCRLALDILLKAADIADREGADKITQVHVDKARNEIEKNLAVDIIKTMPLHVKLVLASIYLLSRDNSSRMITTGLIYDKYKELASKLGMEPVTSRRISDIINELDIVGIINARVISLGRYGRTKVVSIGVPLKNVEEGLASDSILKTLFGIG; this is encoded by the coding sequence ATGTCTATCGAGGAAATATTTCACCAGTACTTGGACTCTAAGGTATTCAGGGATAGGGAGAAGTTACTACCAGACTACGTGCCTGAGGAACTGCCGCACAGGGATGAACAAATCGTCACGCTGGCAAAGGTTCTCGCACCAGCTCTCACAGGATCCCGTCCATCCAACGTGTTCATATACGGGTTGACAGGCACTGGGAAGACTGCTGTTACTAAGTACGTGCTTAGAAAGATTAGGGAAAAAGCTCAGCACAAGGTGGACTATGTTTACATCAATTGCCGTCAGAACAACACTAGCTACCGTGTGCTCGCCGAACTAGCGAAGCACCTGGGCGTGAAGGTTCCATTCACGGGCCTAGCCCTGGGGGAGGTTATGAAGAGGCTTGTTCAAGGCCTTGAACGCCACCGGGGTATAATTGTAGTAGTTCTGGACGAAGTTGACAACCTTGTCAAGAGGAACGGTGACGATGTACTATACTTCTTGACGCGTGTAAACGAGGAGCTGACAAGCTCTAAGGTTAGCGTCATAGGCATAACAAACGACTTGAAGTTCACAGAGTTCCTCGATGCACGTGTAAAGAGTAGCCTTGGAGAAGAGGAGCTCGTCTTCCCGCCCTACAATGCGGTGCAGCTCGAAGACATTTTAAGGCGTAGAGCCCGGGAGGCCTTGAAGGATGGCGTCGTCGACGATGAAGTACTGAAGAAAGTTGCGGCTATAGCTGCTAGGCAGAACGGAGACTGTCGGTTAGCGCTTGACATCCTCTTGAAGGCTGCTGATATTGCAGACAGAGAGGGAGCTGATAAGATAACCCAAGTGCACGTTGACAAGGCCAGGAACGAGATAGAGAAGAACTTGGCAGTAGATATTATAAAGACAATGCCGCTACACGTGAAGCTCGTCCTAGCATCTATCTACCTCCTATCAAGGGACAATAGCTCAAGAATGATAACTACAGGCCTGATCTACGACAAATACAAGGAGCTGGCCTCGAAGCTCGGCATGGAGCCTGTGACTTCGCGCAGGATAAGCGATATTATAAATGAACTAGACATTGTGGGGATTATAAATGCCAGGGTTATAAGTCTCGGCCGCTACGGCAGAACCAAAGTCGTATCAATAGGTGTGCCGCTGAAGAATGTAGAAGAGGGGCTGGCATCAGACTCCATACTAAAGACTCTATTTGGCATTGGCTAA
- a CDS encoding tryptophan--tRNA ligase — translation MSSEGYSITPWEARGKIDYDKLVEEFGVEKISDDLLEQIRRLAGDLHPLIRRKFFFAHRDLNLVLDDYANERGFFLYTGRAPSKAPMHLAHIVPFIMTKWLQEKFGVNTYIEIPDEEKFLAKKVDSLEEVEPYVRQDILNIAALGFNEDKTFIFRDSEFIGRMYKPAVLVARYINFSTARAVFGFDGETSIGLIFYPALQIVPTLFEKKRPLIPCGIDQDPYFRLQRDIAPRLNRFKASELLAKLAWGLTGPESKMSASEPETAIMLNDPPDTVRRKVMNAYTGGRATVEEQRRLGGVPEVCTVFHWYTLLFEEDDKKLEERYWACKTGKLLCGECKAELVKRINNFLALHNKRVADAEKRITKYMYDGKLASEMWKWEFRP, via the coding sequence ATGTCCTCGGAAGGATATAGTATTACGCCATGGGAGGCTAGGGGTAAGATAGACTACGATAAACTCGTTGAGGAGTTTGGAGTGGAGAAGATCAGTGATGATCTACTGGAGCAGATAAGGAGACTTGCGGGAGATCTGCACCCTTTGATCCGGAGGAAGTTCTTCTTCGCTCACCGCGACCTCAATCTAGTCCTGGACGACTACGCTAATGAGAGGGGGTTTTTCCTGTATACGGGCCGCGCTCCCAGCAAGGCGCCTATGCACTTAGCGCACATTGTTCCATTCATAATGACGAAGTGGCTTCAGGAGAAATTCGGCGTAAACACGTACATCGAGATCCCAGACGAAGAGAAGTTTCTCGCGAAGAAGGTTGACTCGCTAGAAGAAGTAGAACCCTACGTTAGGCAGGATATACTCAACATTGCTGCTTTGGGTTTTAACGAGGACAAGACCTTCATCTTCAGGGACTCTGAGTTCATAGGCAGGATGTACAAGCCTGCAGTACTAGTGGCGCGCTACATAAACTTTTCAACTGCTAGGGCAGTTTTCGGCTTTGATGGAGAGACAAGCATAGGGTTGATATTCTACCCGGCTCTACAGATAGTACCAACGCTTTTCGAGAAGAAACGCCCACTAATACCCTGCGGTATCGACCAAGATCCTTACTTCAGGCTTCAGCGAGACATAGCCCCAAGGCTCAACAGGTTCAAGGCTTCTGAGCTACTCGCGAAGCTAGCCTGGGGCCTCACAGGCCCCGAAAGCAAGATGTCAGCATCAGAGCCGGAGACCGCCATAATGCTGAACGACCCGCCGGATACTGTCAGGAGGAAGGTCATGAACGCCTATACCGGTGGCCGTGCAACGGTAGAGGAGCAGCGCAGATTGGGTGGTGTTCCCGAGGTCTGCACGGTCTTCCACTGGTATACTCTGCTATTCGAGGAGGACGACAAGAAGTTAGAAGAGCGTTACTGGGCTTGCAAGACGGGGAAACTGCTGTGCGGCGAGTGTAAAGCCGAGCTCGTGAAGAGAATAAATAACTTCCTCGCGCTCCACAACAAACGCGTTGCTGATGCTGAGAAGAGGATAACGAAGTACATGTACGACGGCAAACTAGCAAGCGAAATGTGGAAATGGGAGTTCAGGCCGTAA
- a CDS encoding 50S ribosomal protein L22: MPTWRYSVELDPSRTARASLRDVSMSYKATVETLRLIRGKKLSEARRILEEIASMKRPVPFKRFYRKVGHKRGISGSGRYPVKVAKNLLSLLDNLENNAEFKGLDVDNLWIVHAAAHQSFKIRNYLPRAFGRATPYYDQLVHVEIVAEERT; this comes from the coding sequence ATGCCTACGTGGCGGTATAGTGTCGAGCTAGATCCTTCGAGAACGGCTAGAGCTTCGCTGAGAGACGTGAGCATGTCGTATAAGGCTACAGTGGAGACTTTAAGACTGATTAGGGGTAAAAAGCTCAGCGAGGCGAGGAGGATTCTGGAGGAAATAGCCTCCATGAAGAGACCTGTACCCTTCAAGCGGTTTTATCGGAAAGTAGGACATAAGAGAGGGATTAGTGGATCCGGCAGGTACCCTGTTAAGGTCGCGAAGAATCTGCTGAGCCTTCTAGACAACCTAGAGAACAACGCTGAATTCAAGGGGCTAGACGTAGATAACCTTTGGATTGTCCACGCTGCGGCGCACCAGAGCTTCAAGATACGGAATTATCTCCCGAGGGCATTTGGGAGGGCTACGCCGTATTATGACCAGCTCGTTCACGTTGAGATAGTAGCTGAAGAGAGGACTTAG
- a CDS encoding 30S ribosomal protein S3, with protein MSSIARKTVKQGIQYMMLHEYVQRQFVRANYVYTQFFKTPIGTKVIIYAGVPGMVIGRRGANIKALAEVLEKEFGLENPQIDVVEVPNQDLNAKIMAYRIARALARGVKFRRAAMVALNRIMAAGARGAEVVISGKLTSQRHRTERFTRGYLPKSGEPGEELVEEACVHVLLKLGMYGVKVRIMKPTRMPDNIEFKAPQMAAEEAGKS; from the coding sequence ATGTCGTCCATAGCGCGTAAGACTGTGAAACAAGGCATTCAGTACATGATGCTACACGAATACGTCCAGAGGCAGTTTGTGCGTGCAAATTATGTGTACACTCAGTTCTTCAAGACACCCATAGGGACGAAAGTCATAATCTACGCGGGGGTTCCAGGTATGGTCATAGGCAGGCGTGGTGCTAACATAAAGGCCCTAGCAGAGGTGCTTGAGAAAGAGTTTGGACTAGAGAACCCTCAGATCGACGTTGTTGAAGTGCCAAACCAGGATCTTAATGCCAAGATAATGGCCTACAGGATTGCAAGGGCGCTGGCGAGAGGCGTAAAGTTCCGCAGGGCGGCGATGGTTGCACTGAATAGGATTATGGCTGCTGGTGCGAGAGGGGCAGAGGTCGTGATAAGCGGGAAGCTCACGAGCCAGAGGCACAGGACGGAGAGGTTTACGAGAGGATATCTACCTAAATCGGGGGAGCCAGGAGAAGAGCTTGTGGAGGAGGCATGCGTCCATGTGTTGCTGAAGCTTGGAATGTATGGAGTTAAAGTGCGCATCATGAAGCCCACACGGATGCCTGATAACATAGAGTTTAAGGCACCCCAGATGGCTGCAGAAGAGGCCGGTAAAAGTTAA
- the rpmC gene encoding 50S ribosomal protein L29, producing MPKGLMRIEEIRSMNPEDRKKKLAELRAELARLKAQAKRGSLEKTALIRKIRRTIAMILTVEREEAMKKHEG from the coding sequence GTGCCTAAAGGCCTGATGAGAATTGAGGAGATAAGGAGCATGAACCCTGAAGACCGCAAGAAGAAGTTGGCCGAGTTAAGAGCAGAGCTGGCGAGATTAAAGGCTCAAGCGAAGCGCGGCTCTCTAGAGAAGACAGCACTCATTAGGAAGATAAGGAGGACAATAGCGATGATACTTACCGTCGAAAGAGAGGAAGCAATGAAGAAGCATGAGGGTTAA
- the rnp1 gene encoding ribonuclease P protein component 1: MRVNPRNILRHELIGLQAEVVEARNPYLVGIRGIVLDETKNTLVIGEPGGGRKTVLKFQAVFRFILPDGTKVLVDGKYLVGRPEERLKKLYHRW, encoded by the coding sequence ATGAGGGTTAACCCGAGGAATATTCTTCGCCACGAACTCATAGGTTTGCAGGCAGAAGTCGTCGAGGCGCGGAACCCTTACCTAGTTGGCATAAGAGGCATTGTACTGGATGAGACGAAGAACACGCTGGTCATAGGAGAGCCAGGCGGCGGGAGAAAAACGGTGTTGAAATTCCAGGCAGTTTTCCGTTTCATCCTACCAGATGGCACTAAGGTTCTCGTAGACGGGAAGTACCTTGTTGGCCGGCCTGAAGAGAGGCTTAAAAAGCTGTACCATAGGTGGTAG